Genomic segment of Corynebacterium urealyticum DSM 7109:
GTTGCAACACTGATCTGAAGGGTTGGTGTTGGTGATGACGGTGTCACGGTGGGATCCACCGGTTGAGGAGATCACTCGGTTTCACCAGTTGGTGGTGGGTGATGGTTTGTCGGTGCGTGCGGCTGGGTTGGATCTGGGATGGTCGTTAGCTACGGCGTATCGGATTGCGCATCGTGATGGGTTACCACTGCGGAATAAGACGTTGTCGTCACAGGTGGTTGACGAGATTGTTGCGTTGTTTGCCCAGAATGTCGCGCCAATGGATATTGTGCGGCGGTTGGGTGTGAATCCTTCGTCGGTATACCGGGTGGGGATATCGATTGGTGCGCGGCCCCGTCCTGCTCCTGAGGGTCGGCGGGCTGTGGCTACGGCGCGGCGAGTGGAGTATTTGGAGCTTCGGGCCTGTGGGTTGGATCGTCGTTCTGCTGCAGCTGCGTGTGGGATGGGGTTACGTGGTGCGCTTGATGTTGATAAGGGGGTGATTAAAACACGTGGTCGGCGTGTGCCGTTTGTGCCCGATGGTCAGGCAGTTTATCGCTATAAACGGCTTATGCAGGTTCTTGCGTATGTTGATGGCCGGGTCAGTGTTCCGGTGGAGGTGCTGCCGCAGGCTGCGGTGGAGAAGGTGATTGACCGGCGGTACTTGTCGTTGGTGGAGCGGGAGCGCATCGCGGATCGGGTGAATCGGAATTTATCGGTTCGGGCGATTGCGCGTGAGCTTGGGCGTGATCCGGGGACGATTTCGCGCGAGATTAGTCGCAATAGTGGTGATGATGGCATTTATCGCCCGTTTGAGGCGCACCGGAAGTCAACGCTTCGGAGGTTTCGGCCGAAGGTGTCGAAGATTGCGGCGAATCCGCGGTTGAAACAGCAGGTGTGGCAGTGGTTGCGGATGGAGTTTTCCCCTGAGCAGGTGGCTGGCCGGTTGCGCAGGGAATTCCCTGGCGATGAGACTATGCATGTGAGTCATGAAACGATCTATCAAGAGCTGTACTGCCAGGCCAGAGGCGAGTTGAAGAAGGTGGTGGCCCATGCCCTTCGTACGGGGCGGACGCGGCGTAAACCGCGTGGTCAGCGTGTTGCGAGGAGTCGGTTTGTTGATCCGATGATCATGATTGCTGATCGTCCTGCTGTTGTTGAGGATCGGGCTGTGCCGGGGCATTGGGAGGGTGATCTGATTATCGGTGCAGGTGGAAGGTCTGCGATTGGGACGTTGGTGGAGCGGACGACGCGGTATGTGATGTTGCTGCATTTGCCGGATGGGCATGGTGCGGTGGCGGTGCGTGATGCGCTGGTGGAGGCGATTATGACGTTGCCGCAGCATCTTCGGGGGTCGTTGACCTGGGATCAGGGTTCAGAGATGGCTGGTCATAGGTCGTTTAGCATTGCGACGGATTGTCCGGTGTATTTCTGTGATCCGGGGTCGCCGTGGCAGCGGGGGACGAATGAGAACACTAATGGGTTGTTGCGTCAGTATTTTCCGAAGGGTGCGGATTTGAGTGTTTATGGGCGGGAGGAGTTGGAGCTTGTTGCTCATCGGTTGAATTGTCGGCCGCGTAAGACGTTGGGTTTTGCTACTCCTGCGGAGCGGATGGCGGAGCTGTTAGATTTAGCTGAAAGCTAGGAAATGTTGCAACGACCCCTAGAATCCGCCTGAGGCAAGGACCAACGAAAAGCCCGGGTACCCATTTGGGGTACCCGGGCTTCGTGCAGCTAGGGGAGCTTAGCTGACGGTGGCCTTCTCGATCTTCACCTCATCAGCCGGCTTGCCGTCGCCTTCTGGGGCAGCGTCGTAGATCTTGTCCAGGGTGGCCAGACCCTCGTCGCTGATCTTGCCGAAGACGTTGTACGCCGGTGGCAGCGTAGTGTCCTTCGTGACGAGGAAGAACTGCGAGCCGTTGGTATCCGGGCCGGAATTCGCCATTGCCAGGGTGCCACGCGGGTAGGTCAGCGGGGACTGGCTTTCGCCCTCGGCCACACCGTTGAGCGGGAACTCGTCGCCGAACTTGTAGCCCGGTCCACCCGTGCCCTTGCCGGTCGGGTCGCCGCACTGCAGGATGCCCATCTGGTCGGACTTCACGTGGCGGTGGCAGACCGTGTTATCGAAGTAGTTCTGCTTGGCCAGGGACTCGAAGCTGTTCACGGAGCACGGGGAGGTGCCGCGGTCCAGCTCAATTGGAATCTCGCCGGCGGTGGTCTTCAGGTTCACCTTGACCAGGCCCTCCGTCGCGATATTCTCGCCGCCTGGCTTATCGACCTGCTTGGCGGCGCCGCCCTCATCCTGGTACTCGCAGCTGACCTGCTTCGGGTAGACCTTCATTGGGCCGTCCGGCAGCGGCGGGTACTGCTGCTCGTCCTGGGCCTGGGTTTCCGTCTGATCCTCCGAATCCGAGGACCCCGTGTAGGTGCTGGCGAAGTAAATGCCGCCCACGATTGCGGCCAGGACCACGACGGTGGTCACCATCACGCCGAGCGGCGCGAGCTTGGCCTTGCGCTCGCGGCCTTTGATCGCCTTGTCGAGGTTATCCAGCGCCTCGTCGCGGCGCTGCGCGTTGGGCATCTTGCGCCCAGTGTTCTCACTCACGTGTTGAACCGGTGCCTTTCT
This window contains:
- a CDS encoding IS30 family transposase; this encodes MDRRSAAAACGMGLRGALDVDKGVIKTRGRRVPFVPDGQAVYRYKRLMQVLAYVDGRVSVPVEVLPQAAVEKVIDRRYLSLVERERIADRVNRNLSVRAIARELGRDPGTISREISRNSGDDGIYRPFEAHRKSTLRRFRPKVSKIAANPRLKQQVWQWLRMEFSPEQVAGRLRREFPGDETMHVSHETIYQELYCQARGELKKVVAHALRTGRTRRKPRGQRVARSRFVDPMIMIADRPAVVEDRAVPGHWEGDLIIGAGGRSAIGTLVERTTRYVMLLHLPDGHGAVAVRDALVEAIMTLPQHLRGSLTWDQGSEMAGHRSFSIATDCPVYFCDPGSPWQRGTNENTNGLLRQYFPKGADLSVYGREELELVAHRLNCRPRKTLGFATPAERMAELLDLAES
- a CDS encoding peptidylprolyl isomerase → MSENTGRKMPNAQRRDEALDNLDKAIKGRERKAKLAPLGVMVTTVVVLAAIVGGIYFASTYTGSSDSEDQTETQAQDEQQYPPLPDGPMKVYPKQVSCEYQDEGGAAKQVDKPGGENIATEGLVKVNLKTTAGEIPIELDRGTSPCSVNSFESLAKQNYFDNTVCHRHVKSDQMGILQCGDPTGKGTGGPGYKFGDEFPLNGVAEGESQSPLTYPRGTLAMANSGPDTNGSQFFLVTKDTTLPPAYNVFGKISDEGLATLDKIYDAAPEGDGKPADEVKIEKATVS